A single Primulina eburnea isolate SZY01 chromosome 11, ASM2296580v1, whole genome shotgun sequence DNA region contains:
- the LOC140805473 gene encoding uncharacterized protein — protein MPAYTLFDCGATHSFVSRRFAKKLKLAHDILSEPLRVATPASKTIETQKVYRNCEICINEQTFEVELIQLNMVEFDIILGMDWLAKNHAIVDCQKKKIRLQTHTKEEVLFHGKSKERKFLLSASQAWKAIKGGEEIYLAVINEVKEEEVPKMADIPIVQEFQMFFLRNYRVKYPIEK, from the coding sequence ATGCCTGCATATActttgtttgattgtggtgccacACATTCATTTGTGTCTAGAAGATTTGCCAAAAAGCTTAAACTTGCGCATGATATTCTTAGTGAACCGTTAAGAGTAGCAACACCTGCCAGCAAAACAATTGAAACTCAAAAAGTGTATCGAAATTGTGAAATTTGTATCAATGAGCAAACTTTTGAAGTTGAATTAATTCAACTCAATATGGTTGAGTTTGACATTATCCTCGGAATGGACTGGTTAGCTAAAAACCATGCCATTGTGGACtgtcaaaagaaaaaaattagacTTCAGACTCACACTAAAGAGGAAGTCTTATTTCACGGGaaatccaaagaaagaaaattcCTATTGTCAGCTTCGCAAGCCTGGAAGGCTATAAAGGGAGGAGAAGAAATTTATCTGGCGGTAATCAATGAAgtcaaagaagaagaagtcccaaaGATGGCGGATATTccaattgttcaagaatttcagatgtttttcctgaggaACTACCGGGTGAAATACCCGATAGAAAAatag
- the LOC140805472 gene encoding uncharacterized protein gives MVNLEKISDEYYATFANILLEDLKQNLVQKPQHVLSKKYAKNQNDKAPQFNEVQKKLRPDAVQKFPRWMHDARIAFNAAKYDSFKPIIESIRQYVPRIKQPSYHEVGEPILKEEINNIKLILRQNEEKMAKNGCILMDDGWRNRKGISFINFLVNTPKGIMFIKSIDASTYSHTREKLFELLDKFVQKFGVNNIVQVVTDRKKLMDKYPNLYWAPCATHCLDMMSEDMFKMQDLKRALERTIRVNRYIYNRTMLLNMMKEFTGQRDLTRPTKTRFTTAFLTIRGFQQHKQHLRKMFISENWSKNKFAKDQTGKQEQKIILMPSFWKSIIYATKIGDPLLEVLRLVDGEKKPIMGYIYEAMDRAKEKIAKYFGNNEDMYKDVFEIMDNRWQLELHQDLHATSYFLNPRFFTQILR, from the exons ATGGTTAACCTAGAAAAAATTTCTGATGAATACTATGCAACTTTTGCCAATATCTTGTTGGAGGATTTAAAACAAAACCTTGTCCAAAAGCCCCAGCATGTGTTAAGCAAGAAAT ACGCAAAGAATCAAAATGATAAAGCACCCCAATTTAATGAAGTTCAAAAAAAGCTGAGGCCTGATGCAGTTCAAAAATTTCCAAGGTGGATGCATGATGCAAGGATCGCATTCAATGCGGCCAAATATGATAGCTTCAAGCCAATAATCGAATCAATTAGACAATATGTTCCTAGGATAAAACAACCTAGTTACCATGAGGTGGGAGAACCTATTTTAAAAGAGGAAATCAACAACATAAAGCTCATTTTGAGACAAAATGAAGAGAAGATGGCGAAGAATGGTTGTATTTTAATGGACGATGGGTGGAGAAATAGAAAGGGAATATCTTTTATCAATTTCTTGGTGAATACCCCAAAAGGCATCATGTTTATTAAATCAATTGATGCATCTACCTACTCTCACACTCGTGAGAAGCTGTTTGAGTTACTTGACAAGTTTGTGCAAAAATTTGGGGTTAATAATATTGTTCAAGTGGTCACTGACA GAAAGAAATTGATGGATAAATATCCAAACTTGTATTGGGCCCCGTGTGCAACACATTGTTTGGATATGATGTCTGAGGACATGTTCAAAATGCAAGATTTGAAGAGGGCACTTGAGCGGACAATTCGTGTTAACAGATATATTTACAACCGAACTATGTTGTTGAACATGATGAAAGAGTTTACCGGCCAAAGAGACCTTACCAGGCCAACTAAAACTCGTTTTACCACCGCTTTCTTGACTATTAGAGGCTTTCAACAGCATAAACAACATTTGAGAAAGATGTTTATTTCAGAAAATTGGAGTAAAAACAAATTTGCAAAGGACCAGACTGGTAAGCAagaacaaaaaattattttgatgcCTTCGTTTTGGAAATCTATCATTTATGCGACGAAAATTGGCGACCCATTATTGGAGGTACTTCGGTTGGTGGATGGGGAGAAGAAGCCTATTATGGGTTATatatacgaggcaatggataggGCTAAGGAGAAAATAGCAAAATACTTTGGTAATAATGAGGATATGTACAAAGATGTTTTTGAGATAATGGACAATAGGTGGCAGTTGGAACTCCATCAAGATTTGCATGCAACGAGTTATTTCTTGAACCCTCGGTTTTTTACTCAAATTCTGAGATAG